In a single window of the Desulfurobacteriaceae bacterium genome:
- a CDS encoding helix-turn-helix domain-containing protein, with protein sequence MKRILGITFYTTKEVAEILGKSEATIKNWIYEGKLGATQVGRDYLIPDGEILEFLKKNANKKDIKF encoded by the coding sequence GTGAAGAGGATATTGGGGATAACCTTCTACACAACAAAAGAAGTAGCAGAAATTCTAGGAAAATCTGAGGCGACCATAAAGAATTGGATCTACGAAGGGAAGTTGGGGGCTACTCAAGTAGGAAGAGACTATTTAATACCTGACGGCGAAATTCTTGAGTTTCTAAAAAAGAATGCGAATAAAAAAGACATAAAGTTTTGA